The Oncorhynchus clarkii lewisi isolate Uvic-CL-2024 chromosome 29, UVic_Ocla_1.0, whole genome shotgun sequence genome contains a region encoding:
- the LOC139388692 gene encoding neuronal PAS domain-containing protein 4A-like: MYRSTKGASKARRDQINAEIQNIKELLPISDSDKARLSYLHIMSLACMYTRKSVFFSQDALQDETTNLMLFQELSGLMHELSGFMILLTSDGKLLYLSDNVADHLGHCMVDLVAQSDTVYDIIDPMDHFVIRSNLAGLPMTTTDTDKLFRCRFNTTKFIRRQGAENKLMLVRARCLTPPCPVSAYWTSNPVWVCFCTPLRTKTPYLTIAKSAPFTPPPEQSFLLACFHSQHHRDMRLWDAQDSVTVYLGYDVEFLRSRSWYSLVHPRDLSHASTQHRLLLSEGERRQVDMVVQVEAADHSWVWLYMVLQLNIDENPISCHNYIISESEACSIRQQSSCEVPMQPVGYGLRSSLSYLGEDNFPQKHGGQHQWEPKTSLLSVGPTTSASLTDTKSDILTQRITSHLTNMSEPLPSSLTKPLAPLTMPHPQQMGECACTPPYTPHLASGSFPFVEKLQLNLDPFNAAVSFPMAHEAINSAHSAPAFSQVLSTKHPQVLFLAEPHGKLPPTINSFGGDECSIMGLPQISGPLYVDVPHRPFHGPLNELLLTPEASPTHPPCSFFSTEKEQEREREDISLLAKYISSLAEGFYCDPILPRITPPTFSSSPSLQTTSENSSPPCGAECLPWKGLDPPLSREDISLYEESMALESLIEELSTFPLSPSSCSSPPSSSFKSSPPCWPLTPVSRCNPSLFKGESSIGVNHFCSVQSTQCNFMAVGGAMMAVGAGINRDVEESSESEMDTDVSVEPLLSLPSSAIALTAFQECAPAFVHPAPTIGLPHAQSLLEDLDTMESVFEADASFNPSRGDNLSCINSHSTIHSQSFHQDGTLRDPLLK; this comes from the exons ATGTATCGGTCCACAAAAGGAGCCTCAAAGGCTCGGAGGGATCAAATCAACGCAGAGATTCAGAACATCAAGGAACTGTTGCCCATTTCCGATTCGGACAAAGCTCGACTCTCCTACCTACACATCATGTCACTTGCCTGCATGTACACCCGAAAGTCTGTATTCTTCTCTCAAG ACGCTCTTCAAGACGAGACCACGAACTTAATGTTGTTTCAGGAGCTGTCAGGGCTGATGCACGAATTGTCAGGTTTCATGATACTCCTAACAAGCGATGGAAAACTTCTGTATCTGTCAGACAACGTCGCAGACCACCTCGGGCATTGCATG GTGGACCTGGTTGCCCAGAGTGATACTGTGTATGATATCATTGATCCTATGGACCACTTTGTCATAAGGAGCAACCTTGCAGGTCTACCGATGACCACTACTGACACAG ACAAGTTATTTCGATGTCGATTCAATACTACAAAGTTCATCCGGCGACAGGGTGCGGAGAACAAGTTGATGCTAGTCAGAGCTCGCTGCCTCACCCCACCTTGCCCTGTCTCTGCATACTGGACCTCCAACCCAGTATGGGTGTGTTTCTGTACCCCCCTGAGGACAAAAACGCCTTACCTTACAATCGCCAAGAGTGCCCCCTTCACCCCACCCCCTGAGCAGTCCTTCCTACTGGCTTGTTTCCACTCTCAACACCACAGGGACATGAGGCTTTGGGATGCCCAGGACAG TGTGACTGTGTACCTGGGCTACGATGTGGAGTTTCTACGCTCTCGCTCCTGGTACAGCCTGGTCCATCCCAGGGATCTCTCCCATGCCTCTACACAGCACCGTCTCCTAT tgagtgaaggagagaggaggcaggtggACATGGTGGTGCAGGTGGAGGCAGCAGACCACTCATGGGTCTGGCTCTATATGGTCCTCCAGCTGAACATCGACGAAAACCCTATCAGCTGCCACAACTACATCATCAG cgAGTCAGAGGCATGTTCAATACGCCAGCAGAGCTCTTGTGAGGTGCCTATGCAGCCAGTTGGTTATGGTCTTCGGTCCAGCCTGTCGTATCTGGGTGAAGACAACTTCCCCCAGAAACATGGAGGACAACACCAGTGGGAACCAAAGACCAGCCTTCTCTCTGTTGGACCAACCACTTCTGCCTCACTGACTGACACTAAGTCTGATATTCTGACTCAAAGAATTACCTCGCACCTAACTAATATGTCagaacccctcccctcctccctcaccaagCCCCTCGCCCCTCTTACTATGCCCCACCCTCAACAGATGGGGGAGTGTGCATGCACTCCCCCGTATACGCCTCATCTTGCTAGTGGAAGTTTTCCTTTTGTGGAGAAACTGCAACTCAATTTGGATCCTTTCAATGCAGCTGTGTCCTTCCCAATGGCCCATGAGGCTATTAACTCAGCACATAGTGCACCAGCCTTCTCCCAGGTCCTCTCTACCAAGCATCCTCAGGTACTCTTCCTGGCAGAGCCCCATGGAAAGCTACCCCCCACCATCAATAGTTTTGGGGGAGATGAATGCTCCATCATGGGCCTGCCACAGATTAGTGGTCCCTTGTATGTGGATGTTCCCCACAGGCCCTTCCATGGCCCTCTGAATGAGCTCCTCCTAACTCCAGAGGCTTCCCCCACACATCCTCCCTGCTCCTTCTTCTCCacggagaaagagcaggagcgagagagggaggacattTCTCTCTTGGCTAAATATATTAGCTCTTTAGCTGAGGGATTCTATTGTGACCCAATTCTCCCCAGAATAACCCCACCCACCTTCTCGTCTTCACCCAGTCTTCAGACCACATCCGAGAATTCCTCTCCTCCTTGCGGAGCTGAGTGTCTTCCCTGGAAGGGGCTAGACCCGCCCCTTAGCCGAGAGGATATCTCTCTGTATGAGGAGAGTATGGCTCTAGAGAGCCTAATTGAGGAGCTCTCAACTTTCCCTTTGTCCCCCTCTTCatgctcctctcctccatcttcctcctTTAAGTCCTCCCCTCCATGCTGGCCACTCACCCCAGTGAGCAGGTGTAACCCCAGCCTCTTCAAGGGTGAATCTTCAATTGGTGTAAACCACTTCTGTAGCGTCCAGTCGACGCAGTGTAACTTCATGGCAGTGGGTGGAGCTATGATGGCCGTCGGGGCAGGGATTAATAGAGACGTGGAGGAGTCATCTGAGAGTGAGATGGATACGGACGTGTCGGTGGAGCCTCTATTGTCACTACCATCATCAGCCATCGCTCTCACAGCCTTTCAAGAATGTGCCCCTGCCTTTGTCCATCCGGCTCCCACCATCGGTTTGCCCCATGCCCAGTCCCTTCTGGAGGATCTGGATACCATGGAATCTGTGTTTGAGGCAGATGCCTCTTTCA
- the LOC139387921 gene encoding EGF-containing fibulin-like extracellular matrix protein 2: MCSMRRTFVLLCVCVSLSLFHHTKSQSPPEGDSLTECTDGYEWDVGSQHCKDINECQTIVEACHGEMKCFNHYGGYLCLPRSASVITAPEPSSQSVAILPVESNEAFSPCPVGYDAQGEGCVDMDECVLDLHDCQPSQQCVNTVGTYSCQCPDGYSNIGIECVDIDECRYRYCQHRCVNVPGSFSCECEPGFQLAGNNRSCVDVNECEMGAPCQQKCYNTYGTFLCRCEPGYELGPDGHSCNDVDECSYSSYMCQFQCVNDPGRFSCICPEGYQLQGTRLCQDVNECETDIDRCGEGQTCINIHGGYQCTDSNRCREPYVLTRALLSDNRCVCPVIKPECRDLPFSIVHRYMSITSERSVPSDIFQIQATRIYPGVYNTFRIRSGDHNGEFYIRQMNNFSAVLVLDRAVTGPIEYTLDLEMVSVNPLISYQTSSALRLSVFVGPYTF, translated from the exons atgtgtagTATGCGGAGAACATTTGTGTTgttatgcgtgtgtgtgagtttgtccCTCTTCCACCATACAAAGTCTCAATCGCCTCCTGAAGGTGACAGCCTCACG gagtgCACAGATGGTTATGAGTGGGATGTTGGGAGTCAGCATTGTAAAG ATATCAATGAGTGTCAGACCATTGTGGAGGCCTGCCATGGGGAGATGAAGTGTTTTAACCACTATGGTGGTTACCTGTGTCTCCCACGCTCTGCCTCTGTCATCACCGCCCCTGAACCATCCAGCCAATCAGTGGCCATCCTGCCGGTGGAGTCCAACGAGGCCTTCAGCCCCTGTCCTGTAGGCTATGATGCCCAGGGGGAGGGCTGTGTAG acaTGGACGAGTGTGTACTCGATCTTCATGactgccagcccagccagcagtgCGTTAACACTGTGGGCACCTACAGCTGCCAGTGTCCAGATGGATACAGTAACATTGGTATTGAGTGTGTGG ATATTGATGAGTGTAGATACAGGTACTGTCAGCATCGCTGTGTAAACGTACCTGGCTCTTTCTCCTGTGAGTGTGAGCCTGGGTTTCAGTTGGCTGGAAACAACCGTTCATGTGTGG ATGTGAATGAGTGTGAGATGGGCGCCCCCTGTCAGCAGAAATGTTACAACACATATGGCACCTTTCTTTGTCGCTGTGAACCGGGCTACGAACTGGGACCAGACGGACACTCGTGCAATG ATGTAGACGAGTGCAGCTACTCCAGTTACATGTGCCAGTTTCAGTGTGTTAACGATCCAGGGAGGTTCTCCTGTATCTGTCCAGAGGGGTACCAGCTACAGGGCACCAGACTCTGCCAAG atGTGAATGAGTGTGAAACAGACATAGACCGGTGTGGAGAGGGCCAGACCTGTATTAACATCCATGGGGGTTATCAGTGCACCGATTCCAACCGCTGTCGAGAGCCCTATGTGCTAACAAGAGCCCTATTGTCTGACAA CCGCTGTGTTTGCCCGGTCATCAAGCCTGAGTGTCGTGACCTCCCCTTCTCCATCGTCCACCGTTACATGAGCATCACCTCAGAGCGCTCTGTCCCCTCAGACATCTTCCAGATCCAGGCCACCCGCATCTACCCTGGAGTCTACAACACCTTCCGCATCCGCTCTGGGGACCACAATGGGGAATTCTACATACGG CAAATGAACAACTTCAGTGCTGTGCTGGTCCTGGACCGTGCTGTGACCGGTCCAATAGAGTACACCCTGGATCTGGAGATGGTGTCTGTCAACCCCCTCATCAGCTACCAGACCAGCTCTGCCCTGCGACTGTCTGTCTTTGTAGGACCTTACACCttctga